The sequence below is a genomic window from Halosegnis marinus.
GATCGTATCCTGTCACATCGGCGCTGAAACGGGACGCTTCAACGAGCGATGTCCCGCCACCCATGAAGGGGTCGAGAACACGTTTGTCACCGACTCGGACATCTTTCGCGTAGAGCGACCAGAGGCTTTCTGGGTTTGTGAGATCGACATCTGCGAGGAGCTGTTCCAGCTCTGCAGTGTCATTGGCGTACTCAGCAAGAGACCCGTTCGCACCTGGCTCGTGGATATCTACAGTGTCCGGATCATCCAGAAGTGAGTAGAGTGTGATTGCACGGAAGATCGAGCCGGCCCGACGAGCCCACCACTTGTGCATAGTGTATATGGGCCGGTAATGTTGCTTTGCACGGCCTTCTTTTTGCGCGATTTCGTTAACGCGCTCGATCGGGAACCCCCGTTCGATGGGCAGCTCGCGTCGGCCCGTCGGCTCCTGCGACATTGTAATTGGACACACCGAAGCCGGCTGGTGGTATAAATGTGTGACACAGCTGCAGATAGGAGCCCTATTCGTGGGGTGCTGTCACTCTCCACAGTGAGGAAGAGAAAGCAGTAATTGAACGGAGGGGCGCTTGTGCGCTCGCTGCGGGTTACAAGATCGAAATCAAGCTTTGTTCCGCCGAGGCGAGCGAGGCCATGTAATGTCGACTCTAAGAAATTACCTGCCGTGCAACAGTCGGTCGCAGTTGTAGGGGGCGTTTCTCTGCGGGTCCCAATTGACGATCAAGTACCAAGTAGTTGTGGCGGGGCATTGGAACACTATCCTGGCCCACTATCGGTTCAAGCGTGACCCAAACGTTCTCAATGCTCCACTGCGTATTACCGTCTGTATAGCCCGCTAATCAGGCCAAGTCATTAGCTGACTTCGGCCGGTGCTCCCTCTGGATGGGGGACATACCATCCACTGCTTTCTGTGCGCCTCGCTCATAGAACTAGTAGAGGTGTCCGATTGCTGACCACCAGGTGGCCCTCGGAGTCCTCTCGCGGTCTTAGCCATATCTCAAAAAGAGTTATACGAGGGGATCTGAATAACCGGGTATGACGACATCTATTTTCCCGTATCCTGGTGGGAAGTCATATCTCGCCCCCTGGATCATCGAGCATTTCCCTGCGCATCAGTGCTATGTCGAAGTCTTCGGAGGCGGAGCGTCAGTGTTGCTAACGAAGCAGCCCAGCCACACTGAGATATACAACGATCGCGATGGGGACCTTGTCCAGTTTTTCGGCGTGCTTCGTGACCACAAGGACGAGCTCGTAGAATGGTTGGATATGACTCCCTACGCTCGCGACCAACACGAAGAATGGTCGAAGGAATTCTACAACGGTGAGCGGCCTGATGATCCGATTGAACGGGCAGGGCGATTCTTTTACCTACGATACTCTCAGTATGCGGCTAAATACCGGACGAAGTCCGGATTTGCGTCCGCTTCACAACGAAACAAAGCGAGGAAGCTTCGGAATGCGACAGATAAGCTGCACGAGTTCGCTGAACGCTTTCACAATGTTCAGATCGAGAACCTGGACTACGCTGATGTAATGGAACAGTATGACAGCGAGGATACGTTCTTCTATGCGGATCCACCGTATATGGACGAAGGTGATGCCCTGTACCGGCATGGCGAATTTGACCATGATCGGTTTGTGGATGCGCTTGAATCGCTGGACGGCAGGTGGGCAGTCTCATATCAACGGGTCCCGTCTCGCCTCAAGGACTACTGGATCATCGAGAAAGGTCGAGCCCAATTCATGAATAAGCAACATGACAACACGACTCGGAGCAACGATGCGACCGAGCGGCTGATCATGAATTATGATCCTGACAACGTTTCCCGGTTTAGGACTCCCGACCAAACGACACTCCCGGGTGTCGATTCCAGTTAGCTCTTCGACCCGACGTCGGGAGCGATGAGTCAGCCAAAGTCGTGGATTTTCCGGTGTGCTTCCAGATACCTCTCGTGTGGATGTTCCGCGGGGTCTTCTGGTAACTGAATTTTCGTTGTTGCCAACGGTTCGAAGTCAGCAAAGCCATTGATATTGGGGGCATCGCGCACAAGGACCTCGTGATCGTCGGTAAGTGAAAGCCAGCCTGTATCAAATGCCCAATGGTGGAGTTTACACAACGCAAGCCCGTTTCGAACGTCATCCCGGCCATTCAGGCGCTTCGGATAGATGTGGGCCGCTTCAACCTCCGGATTCCCGCTTGGCGACCGGCGTTCCGAGCCACAGATCGCACACTGGTAGTCGTATGCGTCCCGAACTATTCCGGAGAACGCACTGTCACGCGCTGTTCGCTGAACGGTTTCTGTTTCTCTTTCGGGCCCTCGTAATGTCGGGGATGGCGGGGAGGTACTCTCCTCTAACTCAGGCTCCTCGTCAAGTTGCTCCTCGATGGTTGCTTTAGCCTGGGCAATATCCTTAGCCGATGGAATTTCGTGCCACTCATCGTCAATCCGTTCAAACAAGTTGTCAAACTCATCGCTAGAGCTCACACCACACCGGTCAAGCAGTGTGCCATCGATAGCGGTAATCTTCGATTCGGCCTCTGAGCGCCGGTCGGCCATCGAACTATCGGGATCTGTGCGCTCGAGGATGTATTCAGCTATGAGTTCGAGATAGTAGACCTCGTCCGATGTGTGGTGTGAGGGGATATCACGCCAGTCGTTCGGCAGGTAGGCATTCAGCAACTGTCGGATATTTACCAGTCGATGTCGCATGTGAAGCGCGTCACTGAGCTTTTCCTTCGTTGCAGCAATGACTCGCTCGCCTCCGTCGCCGCCGTTCCGCTCTTGAAATCCCAATCCGTCATCGAGAGCGTCATCGAGAGCTTGGCGATCTACCTGCAGGTGGCGAACCCATGCATATCCATCGGAGTACAGATCATCGTCCCACAACACGAAAAGCTCTGTCTCAGGGTCATATCCACAAATCACAACAGTCCACTCTTCCGAGCGGGTCGGAGTTACTGGTGATCGGTCCCCATTATCGTGCTCCGGGAGCCTGATATCAATCCGATACTCATCCTCATCACGGTGCTCCCCAGTAGGATCCGACTGTGAGAGCGTAAACATATAGACATGGTACGCTCGGCCCGTAGGGGCAAGGACAAACGAGAGCGGCTGACGGCCTGGATTGCTGCAGTCACTGACTGATCCAGCAATTGCTCCCAGCATCCGTTTGTGAAGATCCGCTTTGGGAAGGCTTGGCATGTATATGATAACTGATGGTCAGACATACTAAATTAATAGCATAAGGCCGACACCCCCCTGAGCGTTACTGGTATTCGTCGAATGTCTTATCGCTCCCGACCAGTCGATTGAATGTCTCATCCCCAGTAGCGTCGGCTAGTTGTTCGCAAATGTCGCGGAGGGACTCAGTGTCGGACCAGCGGTCAAGCCACTCACCGAGCGCTTTCCCCTCCTCGTATTGATATCGGAGGAACTGTGCCTTCCCCAGTGGCGACACTGATTCGGGGTCGTCCCCAGACAATCGAGTTCTGATGTATGCGATCCGTTGGGGATCGTTCCAGGTTCCGAGAATTAGCTGACCATCCTCGATACGGTACAATTTCATGCGCCGCATGGACTCCGCATCGGCTTTCGTGCCCTTACTCAGCATGTTGAGATCGCTGTAGGAGGGGTCAGACATCGCCAAGAGATCAAGATACACATCAAGCTCACCGACATCTGACGCCTCTTGGAGAATACCGTAGATCTCCTGTACGACTTCCTTTGCCGTCATGATGGTATCGCCACTGCGGACTGCCCCGTGGTGTTTGGAGTATTCGTGAAACGCCCGCCCCATCTCAATCACGCCGATGTCGCCTTCGGAGAGCTCTTGTGAATCAGCTAACCGCATATGCGTCTCTTTTGTCGTCTTGATAATTCGACGTCGTAGATTTCGCCACGAGACCGGCTCACGATCCTGTGAAGGCCGTGCAACGATGATGATATCAAATTCGACCGCCTCACCCGTGATGAACTTGTTCACGTCGGCCGCTATTGGATACGAGGCCGTCACCTCAAAGCCAGCTTCGCAGAGCGACTCAAGCAGCTCTCCCCACGATTCGGAGTCGCTGTGATGGTACGTAAACGCGAGGACGCCGTCTTCGGTCAGCGCTCGCTTGATAACGGTAAACGCCTCCTCGAGCTCTGCCTCAAAGTCCTCATCTGTCTTCCCTTCAAATGGGTTCGTGACGATCGATTCTGTGCGCGGTGTCATCTCCCCCCTGAAGCAGTCATATGTATCCTCAAGAAGGAGCTGTTGCCAGACGTAGAAGTAATTAGCAACCTCTGAATAGACGATATTATCGTAGTACGGTGGGTCCGTGATGACCGCGTCGTACTCATTTTCGATATCTAAGCTCCGCATGTCGCCCTGACTAATCGATGTATGTTGGCCGATCGGTTGGGCGAACGGCTCTGATTCGACCGTTTCTCCATCCTCGTTGATATAGCGTTCCGTGGGTGCGTGGGCGTATGCGACTCCACTCCGAAGTTTATCATA
It includes:
- a CDS encoding DNA adenine methylase, encoding MTTSIFPYPGGKSYLAPWIIEHFPAHQCYVEVFGGGASVLLTKQPSHTEIYNDRDGDLVQFFGVLRDHKDELVEWLDMTPYARDQHEEWSKEFYNGERPDDPIERAGRFFYLRYSQYAAKYRTKSGFASASQRNKARKLRNATDKLHEFAERFHNVQIENLDYADVMEQYDSEDTFFYADPPYMDEGDALYRHGEFDHDRFVDALESLDGRWAVSYQRVPSRLKDYWIIEKGRAQFMNKQHDNTTRSNDATERLIMNYDPDNVSRFRTPDQTTLPGVDSS
- a CDS encoding HNH endonuclease, whose protein sequence is MPSLPKADLHKRMLGAIAGSVSDCSNPGRQPLSFVLAPTGRAYHVYMFTLSQSDPTGEHRDEDEYRIDIRLPEHDNGDRSPVTPTRSEEWTVVICGYDPETELFVLWDDDLYSDGYAWVRHLQVDRQALDDALDDGLGFQERNGGDGGERVIAATKEKLSDALHMRHRLVNIRQLLNAYLPNDWRDIPSHHTSDEVYYLELIAEYILERTDPDSSMADRRSEAESKITAIDGTLLDRCGVSSSDEFDNLFERIDDEWHEIPSAKDIAQAKATIEEQLDEEPELEESTSPPSPTLRGPERETETVQRTARDSAFSGIVRDAYDYQCAICGSERRSPSGNPEVEAAHIYPKRLNGRDDVRNGLALCKLHHWAFDTGWLSLTDDHEVLVRDAPNINGFADFEPLATTKIQLPEDPAEHPHERYLEAHRKIHDFG